The Desulfallas thermosapovorans DSM 6562 region CCTGATCGTATGAAAAGGAAGTTGCGAACCCAAAAAGGACGGGCAAAATATGCCTTGCGAAAACAAACAGTTGAGCCTGTTTTTGGCCAAATTAAGGAAGCCCGGGGTTTTCGAAGATTTCTTCTCCGCGGGCTCGACTTGGTGCGCGGAGAATGGGTCCTTCTATGCCTTACGCACAACATTTTGAAGCTATTTGGAAATAAAAAGAAGTTGGCTTGGTAAATAGTTAAAGGGGCACCTCATTCTGCTTAAAATTTTTATATAAATTCATATGAATTTGTTTTAAGGCCCCTAACCACAGTTTTTTAAAGTATCAATTCTTAGACAGGCTGCTAGCGGTTCAATGGATAGAGCCGTTAAAGGGTTTGTTATACGCCGTATTATGCGCAAATCGTAGAGTGAAAAAATATGTTGGAGCAAAGGAGTGCCGGGCATCGATGAGAGAACGAATCATAGCTGCTTTGACCGAGCTGTCCCATACCCGGGGATTTTATAATGTGACCATGGATGAGCTGGCCAGCCAGGCGGGGATGAGCAAAAGGACGGTTTACCGTTACTTTTCCGGCAAGGAGGAAATAATTGAGGCCGTGCTGGATGAATTTATGGCCTCTGTGGCCGGTGGTATTGAAAGCATCGTTAACGAAGAAAAAAGCATTGCGGATATGGTTGCCAGGCTGGCCAAACATTTTACCAAAACCGGCGGGAGATTGCTTAACCCGCTGGTGTTGAATGATTTACAGGTGCATTACCCGCATTTTTGGCAAAAAATTGAGAGATTCAGGGCGGAAAAAATCGAATTTTTAATTAAACAGGCCATGGCTAAACAGGACCTGGCCCGGGATATTCACCCGCAGGTTTTTATAACTGCATTTATAGCCTCCGTCCAGGCGGTGATCAACCCCCGGTTCATCCTGGATCACGGGCTGACCCTGGACGGAGCTGTCCACCAGCTAGTGGAACTTTTTTCCTACGGCCTGGTGGGGAGAAATGATACCGGGTGACGGGGTTGAGGATGACCAGCAATAAAAACAAAACTTTTCAGGGAAAGGAGCTGTTCTTTTAAGGAACAGCCCCTTTCGCGGAGGGGAGAGTAATAACAAGTAAAACGCAGGGTTGGTGTGCCAATGGCAAAACTGTGCTACTGGTACACGGGATAAGGAAACTGGGTGCTGTACTGGCTGAATTGTTGATAGGTTTGGGCCAGTTTTTGCGGCTGTTCGGCTTCCAGGGTGTACCAGCCTTTTCTGAACATCAGGTCAAACAACTCCCGGGTCATGGCATGGGTTTCATTGAAAATACGCATGATATCGTTGTGCAGCTGCCTGTGGCTGGCTTCACGGGCGAAAACATTCAAACTGTCCGTGATATATTTTTCCTGGGACAGGGCGAAATTCAAGGTGTCCCGGTCATTGATGCGGGCGCTCTTTACTTCGGGCACCAGGTGGGACTGGGGGTTTTTAATCATATTTTGGTTCTGCTGGCCGCCCGGCATATTTTGCCGGTTCTGCATACCCTGGGGTGGAATGTGCTGGCTGCCCGGCATGCTCATCATGTATTGTTGTTGATTAAACATATCTCGAACCTCCCTGGATCAGCTTTAGTGACTGGTGGTATTGGCGGGGTTTAAATGATTCAATAAAATTTGATAGTGCATTTGATGCATTTGGCCGGCCCGGTTCAGGTAATCCCGGATTTCCGGGTCTGTGCAGTTGCGGGCACCATGATGGAGCATTTTCATGGCGGTAAGTTCCCAGGACAGGGCGTCCTTCAGGTAAAGATGATCCTTGGTGCTATTTACACTGGGCGGCTCGGGCATAACCTGTCCCTGTTGCTGGTAAAATTGTGCATTCATAAATATATCCTCTCCTTGCAGAAAAGTTATTAATATTTTGCCTGGTCAAGGCAAAAGTATGTAAACCTGTCCACAAAAATGAATTATTAAGGTCATGATAGTTCATAATGTGCCAGTTATTGGTGGATTAACACAAGTTTATACCCGGGACTTGGAAAAGATAGCTTAGTTGATGGGGAAATAAGTGTGGTGGGTATGATTTATGTAGGATGTGTTAAATATGGCGGGAACACTGGTGATGATCCACGGTATGATGGGCGGTGCCTGGTGTTGGGATAACTATAAAAGGTATTTTGAGGATAAGGGGTACCGGTGCGTTACTCCTGTGCTTCGTTATCATAATATAAACCCGCGGGGTAAGCCTGATCCCCGTTTGGGAAGCACCGGTTTATTGGATTACGCTGCGGATCTGGAAGGGGAGATAAAAAAAATGGATGAACCACCGGTGCTGGTGGGACATTCCATGGGCGGGTTGCTGGCCCAAATTCTGGGCGGACGGGGCCTGGCCCGGGCGCTGGTGCTTCTTAAGTAATCAGGCCTGCAACAGTTGGGAGCCCTTGTTATTTTTTACTGAAACAAGGGCTCCAGGCGTTATTGAAGGCGTATCAATTATAAAGTAATAACTGAAAAGGGTGCGCTTTGTGGTTCCAGTTTTTATTTGCCGAATTTACTGGCTATCACCCGCCAGCTGTCGGGGTCTTCCATGCCCAGGCGCCACAGGGCGATGCCCCTCAGGTTATAGCTATTCACCGCGTCCAGTTTGCAGGCCAGGCTGCTGGAGTTTTCAAAGTAAACGCTGTGCCAGTGGCCGTTTTGGTCGGTGTAGCTGAAATAGGGAGCCTGGCTGCCATTATCCCACTGGATGCTTTTTTGATACTTTCTGGCGGTAGCCATGGCCATCTGGTAGGAAAGGTAGCGGGAGTTACCCAGGCCATAATTCCAATCAAAGCCGTAGCCTGCGACGCCCAGCAGAATTTTTTCCGGCGGCAGTTTGGTCAGGGCATATTTAATTACCCGGTCAACGTAGGCCCGGGAGGCTATTGGCCCGGCCTTACTGCCTGCGGAGTGTTCGTCATAAGCCATTACGGCCACCATATCGGCGTACCGGCCCACTTTGGTAAAATCAAAGTTGTCGCCCCAGCCCCCGGTAACCCGGTCGGTGGTTTTGGCGGGCACGCAGACAATTATTTCAAAACCTGCGGGTTTCAGCTGGGCGGATAACTCAGCCAGGAACTGGTTATACAGTTCCCTGTCCCAGGCGTGCATATTTTCAATATCCACGCACACGCCGTCAAAACCCTTTTCTTTCAGCAGGTTAAATATATTCATCACCAGTGTCCAGCGGGTGTTCGGGTTGACCAGGACCGTGTGCAATATATCTTTACCTGCGGAAGTTTTACCGTAAAGCAGGTTATGTACCAGTGCGTAGTTTTTGATATTGTTTTCCTTGGCCAGTTTAAGCACCTGCCTGATTTCTTGCGGTGTGTCGTTGCCGTACTGTTCCAGTTGGCCGGGTTTGTTTCTGTCCAGCCTGTACCAGAATGGTGCTATGGAAGTTATTTTGTCTCTTTGCTTGTCTAGGGTGGCATAAGAAGATGGTATTGAGTACTCATCGCCAACGTAAAAACCCAGCACTTCCTTGTTAAGCTTGGCCGTGGGGGTGTTTGAAGGCGGTGTATTGTATCCCAGTAAGTTGTTAATTAGTTGACTTGTTTGCGGGCCCACTATGCCGTCTACTTTTAATTTGTGATCAGCCTGTAGTTTTACCACGGCATTGGCGGTGATGGGGCCGAAATAACCGGTGGGGTTGGTGTGAAAATAACCCAGAGTTTGCAATTGCCGCTGCAGGGTCAGCACATCTGCACCCCGGTGCCCTTGTTTTAGGGGTAGTGCAGCCTGGGAGGCGGGGACACTGATGATGAGGGAAAACATGAAAAAAACAGTAAGGGCCATAGGAAGAAGTTTTTTCCAACGTGATGTCATGATAGCCTCCTTATAAGTGTTTTATAGCACATATAGATTATAATTTAATTAAACAAGTAAAGCATTGGTCAAATATATGCTAAGTTTACAGAAGTTCCAAGGCATTAGAAAGTTTGGTAAACAGGGGTAAGTCAGTCCAGGGTATAACGCTTTTGAAACGAGGATGGCAGGGGAGGATTAATTTACGTTTATTTAGATTATGTAGCCGGGGATATTTTGCATTTGCTTTTACCACACTAGCAGTATTATTAACTCTGATGATGGGAGGAATACTATAAATGGCGGAAAGGCCGTATCATTTGGATTTCATGCATGAAGAGCCCCGGTTGCGGCAGGATTTGCACCGGCCAGTGGGGGCACCGCGGGCCAGGGAAATTAAATCCCAGAAGGCCCAGTTGAACAGCGGTCACAGGCACGACACCAATAAGGATGTCAAGATGGGCATGTCCGAGAAAACCGGACTGAAAAACGAGTGAAATCAGTTTAAGAAGTTTAAGCCCGATCCCAAGTAAATAAATAAGCCCCGTTAAGGGGCTTATTTATTTACTTGATTCCCTCGAAAAAGTTATTGTCAATGCCGGTCCTGATGCGCAGGTAATCCTGGGCTGCTTCTTCATTGGCTTCCTGGTTGATCAGGTCCATTTCCTTGACATCTTTGTTATCATGCATTTATATCACCTCCGTGATTATTCTTGCAATAAAAGTCTGTTCAAAAGTCCGTGCGAGATATACTTATCATCACTTCGTTTAATCTCTTCGTTGGCTGGCATTTGCAGTGCTAAAGCAAGCTTTTTCGAACAAACACTTCATTAACGCAATGATTATGTGACCGCAGTGATTATGTGACAACTTTTACCGTTATTGCGGATTTATCTCGCCATAACCGGTGTTAGCCGTACTGTTTGTAGCAACCATGTCAGCCGTATTAAAGGAGGCCAGGTTACCCATTTTGCTGTAGAACATATCCTGGCTATCCGGTGCCACATAGCCAAGCTCTATGTCCAGCGCCCGGGCGATAAAGGGGTCCAGGGCGACCAGATCGCTGCGGTCCAGCTCAGCCAGCGCCAACCGGCCTGCGGATATGGCCACCAATTCCATTTCCCGCACGCAGGCATTTAAAAAGTTAAACAAACTCTGCACTGATTTATCCAGATCCAGTTTGTCTGTCAGCTTACCGTTATAGACCACCAGGGTGGTGGGCGGCTCAAAGGGGGTTGCCTTGGTGATCTGGTCGCAGATCAGGGCCATTACCGCTGCCGTGCCGGTGTATACCGCGTCTGCCCCCAGGGCCAGGGCTTTTAGCATTTGCCCCGGGGTGACCAGCCCGCCGGTGGCGATTAAACTAACTTCACCCGCAGCCCCCTTCTGTTCTAAAAACCGCGCGGCCCTGGCAACGGCGTACATGGTGGGCAGGCCCAAATCGTCCTGTAATGTGGGTGCTCCGCCGTGGGTTCCTCCCTCGGCACCATCCACCGTAATGAAATCACAGCCCGCCTCCAGGGCAATTTGTAGTTCCTTTTCCAAATGGTGGGTGGCCGCTATTTTCAGTCCCACCGGTACTCCAGTATCCGCCTTTAGTTCGCTCACCAAGGCTATGAAATCTTCCCTGGAGTTAACCCCCGGTAGTCTGGAGTGGATTACAGCGTTCTGATCTTCTTCCAGCTCAAAAACCTCCCGGTATTCCTCGCCGATGTTTTTAGCCTTGGTTTGCTGGGGAGTCGAGCCCTGGGCCCCCTGGCCCAGCTGGATTTCGATGGCGTCCAGCCGGGTGTACTTATCTTTGGTATTGAGCCACCCGCCCCGGTTATACTGGCCGATCAGTAGCTTTGCCGCCTCCCGCTCCTCTTCCATTAAACCCGCTTCGCCGGTGTTGGTGGCGGTGCCGGCCAGGCTGGCCGCCCTGGCCAGGGCGATTTTAGCGGTTTTACTCAGCGCTCCGCCATAGGACATACCGGCGATCATAATGGGTATGGAGATATTGAGCGGTTTGGCCGCCCTTGGTCCGATGGTCACCGAGGTGTTAATGCTTACATTTTCCGGGGTGGGGAAGCGAAAAAGGTGCACCGGGCTAAACAGCAGCATTTCCCAGGGGGAAAAATGCTGGTGGCTGCCCAGGGGGCGGGGTGCCGGGGTGCCCCGGGCGGCACGCATGGCAATCTCGGCAAAGTAGATCGGGTTTACCTTTTTGCCTGCCGGTATCATTTCATACAGGTTTTCCGTGTACTTGTCCCTGATCATAGTTCTGGCGGCATCATCGGCCATTTCACCGGTGACCCCGCGCAGTAGTTTAGCCAGTAGGTTCAAAAACGTGACCTCCTCCGATAGAAATAATATAAAAAGTCTATTCGAACAAACCCTAATAGTTATAATTCCAATAATGTTGGCAATTAATTCTCTGGCGTGTGACACACTTTTTGCCTCGCCCGGTGCTGGTGATCACATAAAAAGACGGGATAAAAAGCGCTTTATATGGCACCTGTAACGGTTTTTTCGTTAATACCGGCAATACCGGCGTATTTTATCTGAATAAAGGAGGAATTTTAAAATAATAGTAGTATTTGCTGGTAAAGGAAACAAGACACATTATAACAAATACTTGACTAATAGATAATTATAACTTATAAATAAAATAACTAAAATTTATAAATTTATAGCTGGCTTGTTCGCAAAAAATAGTGAGACTCGTTTAAAGATCGATGAAGCTGTTCCGGAAAGCTTAATGGATGTGGCAAAAATAAAACAGCTCATTTTAAACCTTGCCCAAAATGCCATGGATGCTATGGGCGGTAGCGGCATTTTAAGCATAGAAACCAGATACATAGCCAACCGGGATGAAGTGCGTTTGGATATTAGTGATACGGGGTGCGGTATTCCCAGTGATATAATAGAAAAGATCGGCATGCCCTTTTTTACCACCAAAGCGGGTGGGACAGGCCTGGGTCTTAGTATTTCTTACAGTTTTCAAGATGCCTATAAGTCCTACTATACCAATAAACCCAGCGTGGCCTTTTCTATTCCGGTGGCGCGTTTACAGGAGAAAAGTGGACTAAAACCGGATTATCTTGGCGTGCTGGTCTGCCGGGTGGAGATAGATGCAGTTATTCGGCCGCTCCTGGAAAGTAGTGTTAACCTGGGTGATACAGGGGAAGTAATACTAATCAATAATCAAGGCCTGGCCATTACTGAATTGCGCGACCGGCCCGGTTCGGCGCTCAGCTATAAGTTGAGAAGCGAGCCGGCGGTCAGGGTATTAAAGGGCGAGGAAGGTTATTTAACAACCACCGGGTATAATGGCCAGGAGATGTTTTGCGTTTACCGTTACCTGCCTAACGTGAAGTGGGGTTTGATTGTCCGGCAGGAAACATCTGAATTAATTGGCCCGGTAAGAAAACAGGTCTTTGAGCAGCTATATATTGTTATGGCGGTGTTTGCCTGTATACTGGTATTAGTCATGATAACCGTCAACCGGTTTTTAAAGCCTGTTTCGTCCATGGCCGTGATGGCCCGGGATATTTCCCGGGGGGATTTTTCCTCCCGGGTTACGGTTTTGAGCAATGATGAACTGGGGATGTTGGGCCATACCATTAATACCATGGCCGGTAGCCTGGATAAATTATTCAAAACCCAGCAAAACAGGAATTATCTACTGCAGCAGTTGGTTTCCTCCACTCTGGATGTGGAAGTGCGTTTAAGGAAAGGGCTGGCCAGCATATGCGAATTTTTCGGCTTTCAGGTGGGCGCAGTTT contains the following coding sequences:
- a CDS encoding transposase, with the protein product PDRMKRKLRTQKGRAKYALRKQTVEPVFGQIKEARGFRRFLLRGLDLVRGEWVLLCLTHNILKLFGNKKKLAW
- a CDS encoding TetR/AcrR family transcriptional regulator: MRERIIAALTELSHTRGFYNVTMDELASQAGMSKRTVYRYFSGKEEIIEAVLDEFMASVAGGIESIVNEEKSIADMVARLAKHFTKTGGRLLNPLVLNDLQVHYPHFWQKIERFRAEKIEFLIKQAMAKQDLARDIHPQVFITAFIASVQAVINPRFILDHGLTLDGAVHQLVELFSYGLVGRNDTG
- a CDS encoding spore coat protein, which encodes MFNQQQYMMSMPGSQHIPPQGMQNRQNMPGGQQNQNMIKNPQSHLVPEVKSARINDRDTLNFALSQEKYITDSLNVFAREASHRQLHNDIMRIFNETHAMTRELFDLMFRKGWYTLEAEQPQKLAQTYQQFSQYSTQFPYPVYQ
- a CDS encoding spore coat protein, yielding MNAQFYQQQGQVMPEPPSVNSTKDHLYLKDALSWELTAMKMLHHGARNCTDPEIRDYLNRAGQMHQMHYQILLNHLNPANTTSH
- a CDS encoding alpha/beta hydrolase, producing MAGTLVMIHGMMGGAWCWDNYKRYFEDKGYRCVTPVLRYHNINPRGKPDPRLGSTGLLDYAADLEGEIKKMDEPPVLVGHSMGGLLAQILGGRGLARALVLLK
- a CDS encoding glycosyl hydrolase family 18 protein — its product is MTSRWKKLLPMALTVFFMFSLIISVPASQAALPLKQGHRGADVLTLQRQLQTLGYFHTNPTGYFGPITANAVVKLQADHKLKVDGIVGPQTSQLINNLLGYNTPPSNTPTAKLNKEVLGFYVGDEYSIPSSYATLDKQRDKITSIAPFWYRLDRNKPGQLEQYGNDTPQEIRQVLKLAKENNIKNYALVHNLLYGKTSAGKDILHTVLVNPNTRWTLVMNIFNLLKEKGFDGVCVDIENMHAWDRELYNQFLAELSAQLKPAGFEIIVCVPAKTTDRVTGGWGDNFDFTKVGRYADMVAVMAYDEHSAGSKAGPIASRAYVDRVIKYALTKLPPEKILLGVAGYGFDWNYGLGNSRYLSYQMAMATARKYQKSIQWDNGSQAPYFSYTDQNGHWHSVYFENSSSLACKLDAVNSYNLRGIALWRLGMEDPDSWRVIASKFGK
- a CDS encoding FMN-binding glutamate synthase family protein; translation: MNLLAKLLRGVTGEMADDAARTMIRDKYTENLYEMIPAGKKVNPIYFAEIAMRAARGTPAPRPLGSHQHFSPWEMLLFSPVHLFRFPTPENVSINTSVTIGPRAAKPLNISIPIMIAGMSYGGALSKTAKIALARAASLAGTATNTGEAGLMEEEREAAKLLIGQYNRGGWLNTKDKYTRLDAIEIQLGQGAQGSTPQQTKAKNIGEEYREVFELEEDQNAVIHSRLPGVNSREDFIALVSELKADTGVPVGLKIAATHHLEKELQIALEAGCDFITVDGAEGGTHGGAPTLQDDLGLPTMYAVARAARFLEQKGAAGEVSLIATGGLVTPGQMLKALALGADAVYTGTAAVMALICDQITKATPFEPPTTLVVYNGKLTDKLDLDKSVQSLFNFLNACVREMELVAISAGRLALAELDRSDLVALDPFIARALDIELGYVAPDSQDMFYSKMGNLASFNTADMVATNSTANTGYGEINPQ